Proteins from a genomic interval of Cryptomeria japonica unplaced genomic scaffold, Sugi_1.0 HiC_scaffold_502, whole genome shotgun sequence:
- the LOC131057462 gene encoding G-type lectin S-receptor-like serine/threonine-protein kinase At2g19130, which yields METYKMEMGRNGLLGYLLFFHVILIIFHTIDGSVASRGDTLFLGDSLTGKQTIISMNGMFELGFFSTNGSNNWYIGIWYAEVPEKTKVWVANRETPARDRPGILKLSREGHLGLFDAKGGSVWSVNVSKKASKAVILDSGNFLMVADENISDPLWESFDHPVDTWLPGMRFGGQQKLVSWKNSLDPAPGLFSFHMDPSGVKQFVLTWNNSVQYWRSGTWNGEIFREIPEMGNKGFYNISVERVGSFLYMTYSPIHPIFKVSRFVLVNSGAIQEYNLIEGSKWNMFWSKPRDQCAVYGLCGVYGTCDSNNLTFCTCAERFKPKDDLSWRSREWWSSGCFRQSPLSCDAENESTDQFFESNVMLPDDNYSFSLPAPTKKDCEKACLRNCSCTAFTFNPPSWACKIWSGDLLNMYSFPSQSNTNVSIRVAASALLKFHRQSSSEGKTTRIVGAMLGTIGALAVVLGIFSIVMWRKHRLRSTERYGDSSNSFLRMFSYKELKIATRNFSSKLGSGGFGSVFKGTLTDGTLVAVKKMEGSSQDEKQFRAEISSLGNVQHVNLVRLRGFCAEGSRRLLIYDFMPNGSLDSLLFTSDSKTERKVLDWKTRFEIVLGTARGLLYLHEECRDCIIHSDVKPGNILLDSNLSPKIADFGLAKLVGRGFSHVLTTTRGTRGYLAPEWISGLPITPKVDVYSFGMTLFEIISGRRNLELNVQDSSKYYFPVWAATQINQGKTINIVEEGVAEEADIEEVRRASIVGLLCIEEDEYMRPNMGQVVRMLEGKLEPRTLQIQKSLPEEEQAEQSQTSTDSGGNGIS from the coding sequence ATGGAAACCTACAAGATGGAAATGGGAAGAAATGGTCTCTTAGGATATCTGCTCTTCTTTCATGTAATACTAATTATATTTCACACCATTGATGGGTCAGTTGCTAGTAGGGGAGATACACTTTTCTTAGGCGACTCGCTTACTGGAAAGCAAACAATAATCTCAATGAATGGGATGTTTGAATTGGGATTCTTTAGCACAAATGGAAGTAATAACTGGTATATTGGCATCTGGTATGCCGAAGTACCAGAGAAGACAAAAGTTTGGGTGGCTAATAGGGAGACTCCCGCAAGAGACAGGCCTGGCATTTTGAAGCTgtcaagagaaggtcatctgggaCTGTTTGATGCAAAAGGTGGATCTGTATGGTCGGTCAATGTGTCGAAGAAGGCTTCAAAGGCTGTAATTTTAGACTCGGGTAACTTTTTAATGGTGGCTGATGAGAATATATCTGACCCTCTTTGGGAGAGTTTCGACCATCCTGTAGACACCTGGTTACCCGGGATGAGGTTCGGTGGACAGCAAAAGTTAGTTTCTTGGAAAAACTCATTGGATCCCGCTCCTGGGCTTTTCTCCTTCCACATGGATCCATCCGGGGTTAAACAATTTGTGCTAACATGGAACAACTCTGTACAGTATTGGCGGAGCGGGACATGGAATGGCGAAATTTTCCGGGAAATCCCAGAAATGGGAAACAAAGGGTTCTACAATATCAGCGTTGAACGTGTTGGCTCATTTTTGTATATGACTTATTCACCGATTCATCCCATATTTAAGGTATCCCGTTTCGTCCTAGTTAACTCCGGGGCAATTCAAGAATACAATCTGATTGAGGGCAGCAAATGGAACATGTTCTGGTCCAAACCCAGAGATCAGTGTGCCGTATATGGTCTCTGTGGAGTTTATGGAACCTGCGACTCCAACAATCTTACCTTCTGCACCTGTGCAGAAAGGTTCAAGCCCAAAGACGATCTGTCTTGGAGATCGCGAGAGTGGTGGTCAAGTGGCTGTTTTAGGCAGAGCCCGTTGAGCTGCGATGCAGAAAATGAAAGCACTGACCAATTCTTCGAGTCGAACGTAATGTTGCCTGATGATAATTACTCTTTCTCATTACCTGCACCCACAAAAAAAGATTGCGAGAAAGCGTGTCTCCGCAACTGCTCGTGCACTGCATTTACTTTCAATCCGCCTTCATGGGCGTGCAAAATCTGGTCAGGAGATCTGCTAAACATGTACAGTTTTCCATCACAAAGCAATACAAATGTGTCCATTAGAGTAGCTGCCTCTGCACTTCTTAAGTTTCATAGGCAATCTTCCTCAGAAGGGAAAACCACACGTATTGTGGGCGCAATGCTTGGTACCATTGGTGCTCTTGCCGTTGTTTTGGGTATATTTTCGATTGTAATGTGGCGGAAGCATCGGCTACGATCGACTGAGAGGTATGGAGATTCCTCTAATTCTTTTCTTAGAATGTTTAGCTACAAGGAGTTGAAAATTGCAACTAGGAATTTCAGCTCTAAGTTGGGGAGCGGAGGATTTGGCTCAGTGTTCAAAGGAACTCTAACGGACGGTACGCTTGTGGCTGTAAAGAAAATGGAGGGTTCATCACAAGATGAGAAGCAATTCCGAGCGGAAATCAGTTCCCTTGGAAACGTTCAACATGTAAATCTGGTCAGGCTTCGAGGGTTTTGTGCAGAAGGATCCAGACGCTTACTGATTTATGATTTCATGCCGAACGGCTCTCTGGATTCTTTACTGTTCACAAGTGACTCAAAAACTGAACGGAAGGTACTTGACTGGAAGACTCGATTTGAGATAGTATTAGGCACTGCAAGAGGGTTACTTTATCTCCATGAAGAATGTAGAGATTGCATCATTCACAGCGATGTTAAACCAGGAAACATTCTGCTGGACAGTAATTTGTCACCCAAGATAGCAGATTTTGGTTTGGCAAAGCTTGTGGGTAGAGGTTTTAGCCACGTGCTGACCACTACAAGAGGAACGAGAGGTTACTTGGCTCCAGAGTGGATCTCCGGTCTTCCCATCACTCCCAAAGTTGACGTCTACAGTTTTGGTATGACGCTCTTCGAAATCATCTCGGGGCGAAGAAATCTGGAGTTAAATGTACAAGATTCAAGTAAGTATTACTTTCCTGTGTGGGCTGCAACTCAGATTAACCAGGGAAAGACGATTAATATTGTGGAGGAGGGTGTTGCAGAGGAGGCAGATATTGAAGAGGTGAGAAGAGCAAGTATTGTAGGTTTGTTATGCATAGAAGAGGATGAGTATATGAGACCAAACATGGGGCAAGTGGTGCGGATGCTGGAAGGGAAGTTGGAGCCTCGAACTCTGCAGATTCAGAAGTCTCTACCCGAGGAAGAGCAAGcagaacaaagccagactagtacgGATAGCGGTGGCAATGGCATTAGTTAA